CACGGCCACCGCGTCCGCCCTGTGCTCGTGGCGGAAGCAGTTGATGTCGGCGTCCATCTCCCTGTCCCAGTAGTCGTACATCCTGGGCTCCTCGTTGTAGACGTTCTTGTACCTGCCCCCCTTGCGCAGCCAGCCGCCGAAGTTGACGTCCTCCCAGTCGTCGTGGTCGTCCCGGAGCTCCGGCGTCTCGGCGATCCACGCCGCCACGTCCCACGACACGATGTACCCCATCCCGGACATGTACTGCTTCTCCGGCAGCCAGTGGCAGGGCGTCAGGTAGCCGTGGTACGCGTCGCGCCGCGCCTTGCCGCGCAGCGACTCTGCCAGCGACGCCAGCCGGTAGTAGGTGTCGTCGTCGGTCTTGCCCACGTAGTCGTAGGGCCGGTCCGCGAACAGCCGCGGCACGGCGAAGAAGTAGGCGTAGGTCATGCCGTCGTTCATGTTCTCCGTGCAGTTGAGCACCAGGATGTCGCCGTGCGCGATCACCTCCAGCGCCACCAGGATGCGGTCCTCCTCCTTGTCGACGGCGCAGAGGACGAAGCGCACGTCCACATGAAAGTGATCGGTGCTCTAACCTAATCCAagaggggaggggtgaat
This window of the Panicum virgatum strain AP13 chromosome 1K, P.virgatum_v5, whole genome shotgun sequence genome carries:
- the LOC120644279 gene encoding uncharacterized protein LOC120644279 encodes the protein MNDGMTYAYFFAVPRLFADRPYDYVGKTDDDTYYRLASLAESLRGKARRDAYHGYLTPCHWLPEKQYMSGMGYIVSWDVAAWIAETPELRDDHDDWEDVNFGGWLRKGGRYKNVYNEEPRMYDYWDREMDADINCFRHEHRADAVAVHKLKDRLKWARTLHFFNATQGLAPSNMYHLDLDNNIYRV